The following proteins are co-located in the Solanum pennellii chromosome 1, SPENNV200 genome:
- the LOC107032052 gene encoding LOW QUALITY PROTEIN: COBRA-like protein 6 (The sequence of the model RefSeq protein was modified relative to this genomic sequence to represent the inferred CDS: deleted 1 base in 1 codon), with product MINFSYDADGYDPMDPMGNITIRWDVTTSTENNHHIRVSIFNYQLFRHIEQPGWKLSWDWHGKEVIWQMWGAETTEQGDCSAIKGDTLPHCCLKEPVILDLLPGAPYNKQVANCCKGGVLTSLTQDPEKYVSSFEMSIASASNDGSGPRMPENFTLGIPGYTCGVAVKVPPTKFHEDQGRRQTQAVATWDVICSYSQFRASSSPACCVSLSAFYSETTVPCSVCSCGCQGQRGAAQCVKRGEVPPVLQLGHNELPTPILECTRHMCPIQVHWHVKQSYREYWRVKMTIRNLNLVRNYSQWNLVVLHPNLRSITQVFSFDYKPLDQYGDINDTGMFYGIKYYNDMLLQAGRSGVVQRLYKLWQTKTKARREKKIKGRRKQTIPNLIK from the exons ATGattaattttagttatgatGCAGATGGCTATGATCCAATGGACCCAATGGGTAATATCACTATCAGATGGGATGTGACTACTAGCACTGAGAATAATCATCAC ATTAGAGTTTCAATCTTCAACTATCAACTTTTCCGCCACATAGAGCAACCAGGTTGGAAGTTGAGCTGGGATTGGCATGGTAAGGAAGTAATATGGCAAATGTGGGGTGCTGAAACTACAGAACAAGGTGATTGTTCTGCAATCAAAGGAGACACCCTGCCACATTGTTGTCTGAAAGAGCCTGTGATTCTTGATCTCCTTCCTGGAGCTCCGTATAATAAGCAGGTCGCAAATTGCTGCAAGGGAGGAGTGTTGACATCCTTGACTCAGGACCCTGAAAAATATGTCTCTTCTTTTGAGATGAGCATTGCAAGTGCATCAAATGATGGATCCGGGCCTCGTATGCCTGAAAACTTCACACTTGGGATTCCTGGATATACGTGTGGTGTTGCCGTGAAAGTCCCTCCAACCAAGTTCCATGAGGATCAAGGACGGCGACAGACTCAAGCAGTTG CTACGTGGGACGTGATTTGTTCTTACTCCCAGTTTAGAGCATCATCTTCTCCAGCATGTTGTGTTTCCTTGTCTGCTTTTTACAGCGAAACAACTGTGCCCTGCTCCGTATGCAGTTGTGGTTGTCAGGGACAGCGCGGTGCAGCTCAATGTGTGAA GCGCGGTGAGGTGCCACCAGTTTTACAACTAGGCCATAACGAACTGCCAACGCCAATACTAGAGTGTACACGTCACATGTGCCCAATTCAGGTGCATTGGCATGTAAAGCAGAGTTATAGAGAATATTGGAGGGTGAAGATGACTATTAGAAACTTAAACCTAGTTAGAAACTACAGCCAGTGGAACTTGGTGGTCCTGCACCCAAATTTGAGAAGCATAACGCAGGTTTTCAGCTTCGACTACAAGCCCCTTGATCAGTATGGTGATATAA ACGACACAGGGATGTTTTATGGGATTAAGTATTACAATGACATGTTGCTACAAGCAGGAAGGAGTGGGGTTGTGCAAA GACTCTACAAGCTATGGCAGACGAAGACCAAAGCAAGAAGGGAGAAGAAGatcaaaggaagaaga aaacaaacaattCCAAATCTTATCAAGTGA
- the LOC114075573 gene encoding agamous-like MADS-box protein AGL103, which translates to MELATLCDIKVCTVITGPNGELQTWPDNLKACKEILDIYSQNLKPEKKHKQEEKDLPTLVESKLAAVNRRICFLENKNVADKGKRKRIE; encoded by the coding sequence ATGGAGCTTGCAACTCTCTGCGATATCAAGGTTTGTACGGTTATTACTGGTCCTAATGGGGAATTGCAAACTTGGCCTGACAATTTGAAAGCCTGTAAGGAAATTCTTGATATCTACTCTCAAAATTTGAAACCCGAAAAGAAGCACAAGCAAGAAGAGAAAGATCTCCCGACGCTAGTTGAATCAAAGCTTGCAGCTGTCAACAGGAGAATTTGTTTCTTAGAGAACAAGAATGTTGCtgataaaggaaaaagaaagagaattgAGTGA
- the LOC107032072 gene encoding uncharacterized protein At4g06598-like isoform X1, with the protein MENSKGPCTMRNMMYNGKSSLLPPKSPFPSMAPSYIDYVPSSAFNQKGIQKPREGNSHHQRTSSESCIIEEQPSWLDDLLNEPETPVRRGSHRRSSSDSFAYFDSVNAANLDYTAQVDNKFRNMPPIPSWGSQDFDYYKDARQAASFVDQNSSIRRKNREKDVSSTTVSHLRSLSSPGEDLHIQRSGSPCLLQDGERPRSAGSDKQDVAESGPPYPKGSAEKKDSSQSKSSSSETDTKRAKQQFAQRSRVRKLQYIAELERNVQALQAEGSEVSAELEFLNQQNLILSMENKALMQRLENLAQEQLIKYLEHEVLERERGRLRALYQQQHQQPQPQPQQQKPSYSHRRSTSRDLDQQFANLTLKQKEAERDAVSGQLHI; encoded by the exons ATGGAAAATTCCAAAGGGCCATGTACCATGAGAAATATGATGTACAATGGGAAGAGCTCTTTACTTCCACCTAAAAGCCCCTTTCCTAGTATGGCCCCATCATATATCGATTATGTCCCTAGTTCTGCTTTCAACCAAAAGGGCATTCAGAAACCCAGAGAAGGAAATTCACACCATCAGCGTACTTCCTCTGAAAGCTGTATTATAGAGGAGCAACCGTCTTGGTTGGATGATCTTCTTAATGAGCCAGAAACTCCCGTGCGCAGAGGCAGTCATCGACGTTCATCTAGTGACTCCTTTGCATATTTTGATTCTGTTAACGCTGCAAACTTGGATTACACAGCTCAAGTTGATAACAAGTTCAGAAATATGCCTCCTATCCCTTCCTGGGGGTCTCAAGACTTCGATTATTACAAAGATGCTCGACAAGCTGCTTCTTTTGTCGATCAAAACTCCTCAATCCGACGCAAGAATAGGGAAAAGGATGTATCTTCAACTACAGTATCACATCTCCGCAGCCTTTCCTCTCCTGGGGAAGATCTCCATATTCAGAGGTCTGGATCACCATGCCTCCTACAAGACGGAGAGAGACCTAGATCTGCAGGAAGTGACAAGCAAGATGTAGCAGAATCTGGCCCTCCTTATCCAAAAGGGTCTGCTGAAAAAAAAGATTCATCTCAGAGTAAGAGTTCTTCATCAGAAACTGACACAAAACGCGCGAAACA GCAATTTGCTCAGCGGTCACGTGTCAGAAAGCTTCAATATATAGCGGAATTGGAAAGAAATGTACAAGCTTTGCAG GCTGAAGGTTCTGAAGTTTCTGCTGAGCTTGAATTCCTTAACCAGCAGAATCTTATCCTCAGCATGGAGAATAAAGCCCTAATGCAGCGCTTAGAAAATTTAGCTCAGGAACAGCTCATAAAGTATT TGGAACATGAAGTTCTGGAAAGAGAAAGAGGAAGATTACGAGCATTGTATCAGCAACAACATCAACAGCCACAGCCACAGCCACAGCAACAGAAGCCATCTTACAGCCATCGTCGCAGCACTAGTAGGGATCTCGATCAACAATTTGCAAACCTCACTCTGAAACAAAAAGAGGCTGAGCGTGATGCTGTTTCAGGACAACTCCACATATGA
- the LOC107032072 gene encoding uncharacterized protein At4g06598-like isoform X2 — protein sequence MENSKGPCTMRNMMYNGKSSLLPPKSPFPSMAPSYIDYVPSSAFNQKGIQKPREGNSHHQRTSSESCIIEEQPSWLDDLLNEPETPVRRGSHRRSSSDSFAYFDSVNAANLDYTAQVDNKFRNMPPIPSWGSQDFDYYKDARQAASFVDQNSSIRRKNREKDVSSTTVSHLRSLSSPGEDLHIQRSGSPCLLQDGERPRSAGSDKQDVAESGPPYPKGSAEKKDSSQSKSSSSETDTKRAKQQFAQRSRVRKLQYIAELERNVQALQAEGSEVSAELEFLNQQNLILSMENKALMQRLENLAQEQLIKYFALSEEVSSESI from the exons ATGGAAAATTCCAAAGGGCCATGTACCATGAGAAATATGATGTACAATGGGAAGAGCTCTTTACTTCCACCTAAAAGCCCCTTTCCTAGTATGGCCCCATCATATATCGATTATGTCCCTAGTTCTGCTTTCAACCAAAAGGGCATTCAGAAACCCAGAGAAGGAAATTCACACCATCAGCGTACTTCCTCTGAAAGCTGTATTATAGAGGAGCAACCGTCTTGGTTGGATGATCTTCTTAATGAGCCAGAAACTCCCGTGCGCAGAGGCAGTCATCGACGTTCATCTAGTGACTCCTTTGCATATTTTGATTCTGTTAACGCTGCAAACTTGGATTACACAGCTCAAGTTGATAACAAGTTCAGAAATATGCCTCCTATCCCTTCCTGGGGGTCTCAAGACTTCGATTATTACAAAGATGCTCGACAAGCTGCTTCTTTTGTCGATCAAAACTCCTCAATCCGACGCAAGAATAGGGAAAAGGATGTATCTTCAACTACAGTATCACATCTCCGCAGCCTTTCCTCTCCTGGGGAAGATCTCCATATTCAGAGGTCTGGATCACCATGCCTCCTACAAGACGGAGAGAGACCTAGATCTGCAGGAAGTGACAAGCAAGATGTAGCAGAATCTGGCCCTCCTTATCCAAAAGGGTCTGCTGAAAAAAAAGATTCATCTCAGAGTAAGAGTTCTTCATCAGAAACTGACACAAAACGCGCGAAACA GCAATTTGCTCAGCGGTCACGTGTCAGAAAGCTTCAATATATAGCGGAATTGGAAAGAAATGTACAAGCTTTGCAG GCTGAAGGTTCTGAAGTTTCTGCTGAGCTTGAATTCCTTAACCAGCAGAATCTTATCCTCAGCATGGAGAATAAAGCCCTAATGCAGCGCTTAGAAAATTTAGCTCAGGAACAGCTCATAAAGTATT TTGCCTTGTCAGAGGAAGTTTCTTCTGAGAGCATCTAA
- the LOC107032104 gene encoding magnesium transporter MRS2-4 has product MGKNQFSIRRRKKGMPPLPTPPVDNGEPQNSISLPVGTVKASKKKVGGARLWMRFDRWGQSELNEWDKNSIIKRAGIPTRDLRILGPIFSHSSSILAREKAMVVNLEFIRAIITAEEVLLLDPLRQEVLPFVDQLRQQLPHKSLLKVNGTSAEQDDNEGHFPNAGHWLPVPEAVEGLQAELPFEFQVLEIALEVVCTFLDSSVADLERDAYPVLDELAMNVSTKNLEQVRSLKSNLTRLLARVQKVRDEIEHLLDDNEDMAQLYLTRKWIQNQQPETLLGTIVSNSPVPAAPNLRRLNSARSRSGSLVSNHFNYYDVEDLEMLLEAYFMQLEGTRNKILSVREYIDDTEDYVNIQLDNQRNELIQLQLTLTIASFAVAVETLIAGWFGMNIPCTLYHTEGLFWPFVLCMTIGCIMLFLVILGYARWKKLLGS; this is encoded by the exons ATGGGGAAGAATCAATTCTCGATTCGCCGTAGGAAGAAAGGGATGCCGCCGTTGCCGACACCGCCAGTGGACAATGGGGAACCCCAGAATTCAATTTCGTTACCGGTGGGGACCGTTAAAGCGTCTAAGAAGAAGGTTGGTGGGGCGAGGCTTTGGATGAGATTCGATAGATGGGGTCAATCAGAGTTGAATGAGTGGGATAAGAACTCTATAATCAAGCGTGCTGGTATTCCTACTCGGGACTTGAGGATTCTTGGCCCCATTTTCTCTCACTCCTCCAGCATTCTTG CAAGGGAGAAGGCCATGGTTGTTAATTTGGAGTTTATAAGAGCCATAATTACAGCTGAAGAGGTTTTGTTGCTTGATCCTCTACGTCAAGAGGTTCTTCCATTTGTGGATCAACTGAGGCAACAACTTCCTCATAAAAGTCTTTTAAAAGTTAATGGTACTAGCGCTGAACAAGATGACAATGAAGGACACTTTCCAAATGCTGGACACTGGTTACCTGTTCCAGAAGCTGTTGAAGGTCTGCAGGCTGAGCTACCATTTGAGTTTCAGGTGCTTGAAATTGCACTGGAGGTTGTTTGCACATTCTTAGACTCTAGTGTAGCTGATCTAGAGAGAGATGCTTACCCTGTTTTAGATGAACTGGCCATGAATGTTAGCACGAAGAATCTTGAGCAAGTGAGAAGTTTAAAAAGTAATCTTACTCGATTGCTTGCCAGAGTGCAGAAG GTTAGAGATGAAATAGAACACCTTTTAGATGACAATGAAGACATGGCACAGTTGTACTTGACTAGGAAATGGATTCAGAACCAGCAACCTGAGACTCTTTTGGGAACTATTGTTTCAAATAGCCCTGTTCCTGCTGCACCAAATCTTCGGAGACTTAATTCAGCTAGAAGCAGAAGTGGAAGTTTGGTGAGCAATCATTTTAATTACTATGATGTGGAAGATCTGGAGATGTTACTCGAGGCCTATTTCATGCAGTTGGAAGGCACTCGGAACAAGATATTATCT GTCCGTGAGTACATTGATGACACTGAAGACTACGTCAATATTCAACTGGACAATCAGCGTAATGAACTTATTCAGCTGCAGTTGACACTGACGATTGCATCATTTGCTGTAGCTGTGGAGACACTGATAGCTGGTTGGTTTGGCATGAATATACCTTGTACCTTGTACCACACAGAAGGGTTATTTTGGCCCTTTGTATTATGCATGACAATAGGTTGTATAATGCTCTTCCTTGTTATTCTAGGATATGCTAGATGGAAGAAGTTGCTTGGATCATGA